A portion of the Cellulophaga algicola DSM 14237 genome contains these proteins:
- the acs gene encoding acetate--CoA ligase → MSNYHIKHLEEYFQVYRKSVRNPEAFWEEIAEEHFLWRKKWNKVLSWDFSKPEVKWFEGAQLNITENCIDRHLTTRGEKTAIIFEPNNPEEEAQHISYYQLHDRVCRMANVLKEKGVKKGDRVCVYLPMIPELAITILACARIGAIHSVVFAGFSSNALATRINDSDCKIIVTSDGSFRGNKSIDLKGIVDKALEECPGIENVLVVNRTNSPIEMKADRDVWLQPLLDAAYGDCVPEIMDAEDPLFILYTSGSTGRPKGMVHTTAGYMVYTAYTFKNVFQYRENDVYWCTADIGWITGHSYIVYGPLANGATTVMFEGVPSYPDFGRFWDVIEKHKVSQFYTAPTAIRALAKQNLEYVENRDLSSLKVLGSVGEPINEEAWHWYNNNVGKKKSPIVDTWWQTETGGIMITPIPYVTPTTPTYATLPFIGIQPALMNEEGNEIKGNQVEGRLCIKFPWPSIARTIWGDHDRYRDTYFTAYKNNYFTGDGALRDAVGYYRITGRVDDVIIVSGHNLGTAPIEDAINEHPAVAESAIVGFPHDVKGNALYGYVILKETGETRDRDNLRNEINQQITEHIGPIAKLDKIQFVSGLPKTRSGKIMRRILRKIASKDVSNLGDTSTLLNPEVVDEIIKDAL, encoded by the coding sequence ATGAGTAATTATCACATCAAACACTTAGAAGAATATTTTCAGGTCTACCGAAAATCTGTCCGTAATCCGGAAGCTTTTTGGGAAGAAATTGCCGAAGAACATTTTTTATGGCGTAAAAAATGGAATAAAGTTTTAAGCTGGGATTTTTCTAAACCAGAAGTAAAATGGTTTGAAGGTGCACAACTCAATATTACAGAGAATTGTATAGATCGTCATTTAACGACAAGAGGTGAAAAAACAGCTATTATTTTTGAACCTAATAACCCAGAAGAAGAAGCGCAACATATTAGCTATTACCAATTACATGATCGTGTATGTCGTATGGCAAATGTCTTGAAAGAGAAAGGAGTTAAAAAAGGAGATCGCGTATGTGTTTACCTGCCTATGATTCCTGAATTAGCGATTACCATTCTTGCTTGTGCACGCATTGGTGCTATACATTCTGTTGTCTTTGCAGGATTCTCATCCAATGCTTTAGCAACCAGAATAAATGATTCTGATTGTAAAATTATAGTTACCTCAGACGGTTCATTTCGCGGGAATAAATCTATAGATTTAAAAGGCATTGTAGATAAAGCTTTAGAAGAATGTCCAGGCATAGAAAATGTATTGGTAGTAAACCGAACAAATAGTCCTATTGAAATGAAAGCAGATCGCGACGTATGGCTACAGCCGCTTTTAGATGCTGCCTATGGCGATTGTGTTCCTGAAATAATGGATGCAGAAGATCCGCTATTTATTTTATACACTTCTGGCTCAACAGGAAGGCCTAAAGGAATGGTACATACCACCGCAGGATATATGGTGTATACCGCCTATACCTTTAAAAATGTATTTCAATACCGTGAGAATGATGTGTATTGGTGTACTGCAGACATTGGTTGGATCACTGGCCACTCCTATATTGTTTATGGACCTTTAGCGAATGGTGCAACCACAGTAATGTTTGAAGGCGTACCCTCATACCCAGATTTTGGGCGTTTTTGGGACGTTATTGAAAAGCATAAAGTAAGTCAGTTTTATACTGCTCCTACAGCTATTAGAGCTCTAGCGAAACAAAATTTAGAGTATGTAGAAAACCGTGATTTATCAAGTTTAAAAGTACTTGGTTCTGTAGGAGAACCAATAAACGAAGAGGCATGGCACTGGTATAACAACAACGTAGGTAAGAAAAAAAGTCCGATTGTAGATACTTGGTGGCAAACTGAAACTGGTGGAATCATGATTACCCCAATCCCTTATGTAACACCAACGACACCAACATACGCAACCTTACCTTTTATTGGTATTCAACCAGCATTAATGAACGAAGAAGGCAATGAAATTAAAGGCAACCAAGTAGAGGGCCGTTTGTGTATAAAATTTCCTTGGCCTTCTATTGCAAGAACAATTTGGGGAGATCATGACCGATACAGAGACACCTATTTTACCGCATATAAAAATAATTATTTTACGGGTGATGGTGCATTACGTGATGCTGTAGGTTATTATAGAATTACCGGGCGTGTAGATGACGTTATTATTGTTTCTGGTCATAACTTAGGTACTGCACCTATTGAAGATGCAATCAATGAACACCCAGCAGTGGCAGAATCTGCTATTGTAGGTTTCCCTCATGATGTAAAAGGAAATGCCTTATACGGATATGTAATTTTAAAAGAAACTGGAGAAACTAGAGATCGGGATAATTTACGAAACGAAATTAACCAACAGATTACAGAACATATAGGCCCCATAGCCAAGTTAGATAAGATTCAGTTTGTTTCTGGCCTTCCAAAAACACGCAGCGGAAAAATTATGCGCCGTATTCTACGTAAGATTGCGAGTAAGGATGTTTCTAATTTAGGGGATACCAGTACACTCTTGAATCCAGAAGTGGTTGATGAGATTATCAAAGATGCCTTATAG
- a CDS encoding anhydro-N-acetylmuramic acid kinase — MKKYKIIGLMSGTSLDGLDLAYCHIWEENSMWNFKIIATKSVSYTAEMEEKLKNSIFLSASDLLKFNNSYGEWLGTEAKVFISENNLEVDYIASHGHTTHHQPQNGLTFQIGSGQHLANEVGLPVLCDFRTNDVALGGQGAPLVPIGDQLFFNDYDFCLNLGGISNISFDFHGKRIAYDIGLANMGLNYITKKEGLNFDDAGKLARKGIPNQTMLSALNKLAFYELPFPKSIGFEWFVNEVIPIIDATEDTLENLLHTMVLHVSTKIAEEVLQNTIKPENELLATGGGVLNTFLIEMLQEKLGNSVHVVVPTQQIIEFKEALVFALMGVLRLTKNINVLASVTGAKRNSSSGVIYLPS; from the coding sequence ATGAAAAAATATAAAATTATTGGGTTAATGTCTGGTACCTCTTTAGACGGATTAGACCTCGCTTATTGCCACATCTGGGAAGAAAATTCTATGTGGAATTTTAAAATTATAGCGACTAAAAGTGTTTCTTATACCGCCGAGATGGAAGAAAAGCTAAAGAATTCTATTTTTCTATCAGCATCAGATTTATTGAAATTTAATAATAGCTATGGCGAGTGGCTTGGCACAGAAGCAAAAGTATTTATTAGTGAGAATAATTTAGAGGTAGACTACATTGCAAGTCATGGACACACCACACACCACCAACCTCAAAATGGATTAACGTTTCAGATAGGTTCTGGTCAACATTTAGCGAATGAAGTAGGACTTCCTGTGCTCTGTGATTTTAGAACTAATGATGTTGCACTTGGAGGGCAAGGTGCGCCATTAGTGCCTATTGGAGATCAATTGTTTTTTAATGATTATGACTTCTGTTTAAACTTAGGAGGCATCAGCAATATATCTTTTGATTTTCATGGTAAAAGAATCGCTTATGATATTGGCTTAGCGAATATGGGGCTCAATTATATTACAAAAAAAGAAGGCCTAAATTTTGATGACGCGGGTAAATTGGCTCGAAAAGGGATACCTAATCAAACCATGTTATCTGCCTTAAATAAATTAGCGTTTTACGAGTTGCCGTTCCCTAAATCTATTGGCTTTGAATGGTTTGTAAATGAAGTAATCCCCATAATTGATGCAACAGAAGATACTTTAGAAAATCTATTACATACCATGGTGCTCCATGTGAGCACTAAAATTGCGGAAGAAGTTTTACAAAACACCATAAAACCTGAGAATGAATTATTAGCAACAGGTGGCGGAGTATTAAACACTTTTCTGATAGAAATGCTACAAGAAAAATTAGGTAATAGTGTACATGTCGTAGTGCCTACCCAACAAATTATCGAATTTAAAGAAGCTTTAGTTTTTGCATTAATGGGAGTGCTTCGCCTTACTAAAAATATAAATGTTCTCGCCTCTGTAACAGGTGCAAAAAGAAATTCTTCTAGCGGTGTTATTTACTTGCCAAGTTAA